A stretch of Hydrogenothermus marinus DNA encodes these proteins:
- a CDS encoding DUF501 domain-containing protein, whose product MIYDLGYIIYSRVNKQKQPNPTRYWLYDKKLDRLISKLEEKGEIKKISQIITEDEKIFNQMLNLHKKDIENRKRFVAENPDLPEVFKKALLDETVGIGGIKNYWEKPFKVKCLHLWTAYHLANKEFENFIGEYVLEKIKNLKD is encoded by the coding sequence ATGATTTACGATTTAGGCTATATTATATATAGCAGAGTAAATAAGCAAAAACAGCCAAACCCAACAAGATACTGGCTTTATGATAAAAAGTTAGATAGATTAATCTCAAAACTTGAAGAAAAGGGCGAAATAAAAAAAATATCTCAGATAATTACTGAAGATGAAAAAATCTTTAATCAAATGTTAAATCTTCATAAAAAAGATATTGAAAATAGAAAAAGATTTGTAGCAGAGAATCCGGATTTACCTGAAGTATTTAAAAAAGCTTTACTTGATGAAACAGTTGGAATTGGTGGAATAAAAAATTATTGGGAAAAACCTTTTAAAGTTAAATGTCTTCATCTTTGGACTGCTTATCATCTTGCCAATAAAGAGTTTGAAAACTTTATAGGTGAGTATGTTTTAGAAAAGATTAAAAATTTAAAAGATTAA
- a CDS encoding menaquinone biosynthesis protein, protein MKKGNREMLKIGWIDFLNTLPFNFEIAGIKPEFEYKLYKGVPVKLNKLLRNKEIDIAIASSAEYIENFQDYLILPNLSISATNKVHSVAIFSNKQLSDIKEVYLSKASKTSRYLTKIIFDIFLKKEISYKELENYQDIEKKSVLLIGDNAIFFSDRFKYVYDLSEIWYKNTGLPFVFALWILNKEIFYKKERQLRQFYNILMESKEKILKNLPNFVKNFVKTEKFSREFATEYIKNLDYNLTEKHIQSLKLFSKYLQDVKIIKKEPKFNLLNF, encoded by the coding sequence TTGAAAAAAGGAAACAGAGAAATGCTTAAAATAGGATGGATAGATTTTTTAAATACTTTACCTTTCAATTTTGAAATTGCAGGAATAAAGCCAGAATTTGAGTATAAATTATATAAAGGAGTTCCAGTTAAGCTTAATAAACTTCTTAGAAATAAAGAAATAGATATTGCAATTGCTTCTTCCGCTGAATACATAGAAAATTTTCAAGATTATCTAATTCTTCCTAATCTTTCTATATCTGCTACAAACAAAGTCCATTCAGTTGCTATTTTTTCAAATAAACAGCTTTCAGATATAAAAGAGGTTTATTTATCAAAAGCATCTAAAACATCAAGATATTTAACAAAGATAATATTTGATATTTTTCTTAAAAAAGAAATATCTTATAAAGAACTTGAAAACTATCAGGATATTGAAAAGAAATCTGTTTTATTAATAGGTGATAATGCTATCTTTTTTTCAGATAGATTTAAATATGTATATGATTTGTCAGAAATATGGTATAAAAATACAGGTTTACCTTTTGTTTTTGCTTTATGGATTTTAAATAAAGAAATCTTTTATAAAAAAGAAAGACAGTTAAGACAGTTTTATAATATATTGATGGAATCTAAAGAAAAAATTTTAAAAAATCTACCAAATTTTGTAAAAAATTTTGTAAAAACAGAAAAATTTAGCAGAGAATTTGCTACAGAATATATAAAAAATCTAGATTATAATTTGACTGAAAAACATATTCAGTCTTTAAAACTTTTTTCAAAATATCTTCAAGATGTTAAAATAATAAAAAAAGAGCCTAAATTTAATCTTTTAAATTTTTAA
- a CDS encoding sulfite exporter TauE/SafE family protein, translating to MEIFLPIAGIHINIFYIILLGIVVGFLSGLMGIGGGIILNPALIKIGVPPIVTVGTSVSQMVGATVSGFLAHLKLKNIDLKMGWVMVLAGFVGGGFGVYLARALEDAGYFKTFVLSLYTFYLGFTGITMLIDFFKGKKEEKKKSGLKNFLNNLPFKMKFQFTEISVLVPAGIGAFSGFLAAVMGVGGGFVVIPALIYLAGFPVNKAVGMSLFQMIFITAFLTYFHAVVNFGVDIVLAALLMAGSSFGAVFGAAIGEKIDKEKIKLVMAILVLSVSIMSFYQLFFEKSKPKADLHHLLTNSEIAQFAYHHPHIYAISVIIFSLIFGFIISSLTHRLKVLIEIYFEKRKQRNA from the coding sequence TTTACATTATTTTACTTGGGATTGTTGTTGGATTTTTATCTGGATTAATGGGAATAGGTGGAGGAATTATTTTAAACCCTGCTTTAATTAAAATTGGAGTACCACCTATTGTAACTGTAGGAACTTCTGTATCTCAGATGGTTGGTGCTACTGTTTCTGGATTTTTAGCTCATCTCAAACTTAAAAACATAGATTTAAAAATGGGATGGGTTATGGTTTTAGCTGGATTTGTAGGTGGTGGTTTTGGTGTTTATTTAGCAAGAGCTTTAGAAGATGCAGGATATTTTAAAACATTTGTTTTATCTTTATATACTTTTTATTTAGGATTTACTGGTATTACTATGTTGATTGATTTTTTCAAAGGAAAAAAAGAGGAAAAGAAAAAATCAGGTTTAAAGAATTTTCTAAATAATCTTCCTTTTAAAATGAAATTCCAATTTACAGAAATCTCAGTTTTAGTACCTGCAGGGATTGGAGCATTTTCAGGATTTTTAGCAGCTGTAATGGGAGTTGGTGGTGGATTTGTTGTAATTCCTGCTTTAATTTATCTTGCAGGATTTCCTGTAAATAAAGCAGTAGGAATGAGTTTATTTCAGATGATATTTATTACCGCATTTTTAACATACTTTCATGCAGTAGTTAATTTTGGAGTTGATATAGTTTTAGCTGCTTTATTAATGGCAGGTTCTTCTTTTGGAGCAGTTTTTGGTGCAGCAATTGGAGAAAAAATAGATAAAGAAAAAATAAAACTTGTAATGGCTATTTTAGTTTTATCTGTCTCTATTATGAGTTTTTATCAGTTATTTTTTGAAAAGTCAAAACCTAAAGCAGATTTACATCATCTATTAACAAATAGTGAAATTGCACAGTTTGCATATCATCATCCTCATATATATGCTATATCAGTGATAATTTTTAGCTTAATTTTTGGTTTTATAATAAGTAGCTTAACTCATAGACTAAAAGTATTAATAGAGATTTATTTTGAAAAAAGGAAACAGAGAAATGCTTAA